CCTATAAAGCtgaccctgctcctgctctgccctgctctctgctgtaTCCTCCACGGGGCAGACCCAGGCACCTCGAGCACCATGGCCCTTTCCGTGCGCACGAGCGGCGGGCCCCGGCAGTTCTCCTCTCGGAGCGGAATTGGAGGGGGATCTCTGAGGATGTCCAGTTCCAGTGGTGGAggaggctttggtggcagtgggcTTGGCTTTGGTGGGGGGGCTGGTGGAGGCTTTGGTGCAGCTTCTCTGTTGGGTTCAAGCTCTGGCTTTGgtgggggctttgggggcagtTCAGGTGCAGGACTTGGGAGCAGCTTAAGCAGTGGCTTTGGGGGAAGCTTTGGAGGTGGTTTGGGTGGTAGCTATGGAAGTGGCTTAGGCAGTGGGTTTGGGGGAGGCTCGGGAAGTGGTTTTGGCAGCAGTTCAGGTGCTGCTTTTGGAAGTGGCTTTGGTGGTGGCTCAGGGACTGGTTTTGGAGGTGGGTTTGGCCCTGCTGGTGCTTGCGATGGTGGCATTCTTTCTGGCTCAAAAAAAGAGACTATGCAGAACCTCAACGACCGTCTGGCTGCGTATCTGGACAAAGTGAGGTCTCTGGAGGATGCCAACACCGAGCTGGAGCGCAAAATCCGTGAATGGTATGAGAAAAATGGCCCTGGCACTGGCACCCCTGGATCTGGGAATGACTACAGTAAATTCTATCCTCTCATTGAAGATCTTCGAAACAAGGTAGCAAAGCAATGTATTTAATGTATCTTTATAGTTGTAACTCGATAGTATTAATTAAATACTTAATAGTATTAATGAAAGCAGCAAATTTCTTTCAGAAACCAAGAGCACATTTTATCCCTTGGTACTGACATTTGCAGTGACCTCTGTCACCTTGCACTGGTGACATGTGGTGAATTTTTCCTGTACATTAAAGCAGTTCTGTAGCTGTGTCACACAGTGATTTGTCTAATCTGAATAAAGGAGAAGGCAGCGATGGAATGCAATTCTACAAACCCTTGTAGAACACAAAGTTTAAAGCCATTACAAAGCCATGAAGCCTTTGGGCTGTAACACCATTCTCTGAACACTGTTTGTACTCTAGATCATCAATGCAACCATCGACAACGCGAGGATCATTCTGCAGGTCGATAATGCCAGACTGGCTGCTGATGACTTCAGACTGAAGTAAGGATATCTTAATGTTATAAAAACTCcttaaggaaaaaattcttttgtaCTAAAAATCTCTTTCCTTGTAGAATACTTGTAGTATAATTATTAAGCAGTATTATAATAATTATGTGTATTAAGTTTTCAAATTAAAGCTAAAATAAACCACATTAATAGTCTGCATTTGACCTCACTGGCCatgtgaaaaataatatttaatccCTTTATGCATAGATATGAGAATGAAGTGGCTCTTCGGCAGAGTGTGGAGGCTGACATCAATGGTCTGCGCAGAGTCCTGGATGAGCTGACCATGACCAGGGCAGATCTGGAGATGCAGATTGAAAGCCTGAATGAAGAACTGGCTTATCTCAAGAAGAATCAtgaagaagtaatttttttcctttgtgaatTCATAACAAGATACATGAAATTGTGAAACATTAAATTACTCCCTTATTTAAGCCAGTGGGAGTTCCTGGGTTTCATTATAGGTTGTGTTTGCTGTTAATTTTTGAGTTTGCTGAAAGAGTACGACAAACAATTTACAGATCCTTGTTGAAACAGAGTTTATACCATATCTATTTCTTTACATATATTTTGGTATAACTATTTTGTCTTTTATTAACAGAACCGTCTCTCTATTTTCAATGTCTCCAGGAGCTTCAGGGCATCCAAAGCAGTGAATTTGGCCAAGTCAGTGTGGAAATGGATGCTGCCCCAGGGACTGATCTGACCAAGCTTCTGAATGATATGAGAGGACAATACGAAGTCATTGCCGAGCAAAACCGTAAAGAGGCCGAAGCGTGGTTCAATGAAAAAGTAACAACCAGAGAGAGCAAACTCAGGGAAATGCATGGGAAAATCAGTTCAATACTTGGAACAGTAAAATTACACCCCATTCTTCCTTGTCATTTCAGAGCGGGGAGCTGAAAAGGGAAATCTCCACTCACACTGAGCAGCTCCAGTCAGGAAAGAGCGAGATCACAGATTTGAAAAGGACTCTCCAGAGCTTGGAAATAGAGCTGCAGTCTCAGCTTGCCATGGTACGTTctgggaagctgctgactgctcaGAGCCAATTCGGCAACTTCAAAAGTCTTTTTAGACCTAATCCTATTCCATAGAATTGagcatttgcatttctttccaaTTAAATCCTATATTCTTTTAGTTTCTAAATAGCAGTAATATATCTAACTGGATTGCAAAGAGCATGTCACAAAGCAGATGAGTTTTTACATCACATTTAAGGAAGTGACAAGGGAAAGTTCAGTTGGTTTTgttaagagatttttttccttacccAGAGATTATTTAATATCTTTACACAGAAAAAATCCCTGGAAGACACTTTAGCAGAAACAGAAGGTGGTTACTGCGCTCAGCTGTCACAAATCCAAATGCAGATTGGGAACCTGGAGTCCCAGCTTTTCCAGGTCAGGGCTGACATGGAGCGCCAGAACGCGGAgtaccagcagctcctggacaTCAAGACTCGTCTGGAAATGGAGATTGAAACCTACCGGCGCCTGCTGGATGGAGAGTTTGTGTAAGGAACTGGTTGACACAAAATATCGCCTTGCGTTTATTTTCTGTAGCAAAAtcctttccaggaaaaaaagaggtgAAATAAGTGGAACATTCTCCAAGTGACAAAAAGGCACATACAGGGATCTGAAATATCACTGTGACTGAGGAGAGTGAGCCATTCTGCTCACTATTTAAATAACCCATCAGTCTGCTCACTATTTAAATAACCTATCAATGTCACCATGAAAAGGGAATTTATCCTGATCCTATCACACATCCTGCAATAGTGATGTCTCTGATTCCCTTTTAGGGGCGCTGGACAGGCAGTTACACTTGAAAGCTCATCCCTGACAGGGTCCAAATCCCAAACACAATCACTGGACTCTTCTCAAGGTAGGTAGAACTGATTGAATAAAATTTTGTTTCTAAAGTCATTCTTACAAATCAAATAATACATGTTATCCTGTTTAACTACATCAGAGAGTTCATTAAGCCaattgggaaggaaaagggggcACCTGGTCATGTGCTGCTTTGGTTTATCATTTTTACACATTGATAAATATTCTTTGTTTTGTTCATGATGTTTAGATCCAACCAAAACTAGAAAGATCAAGACAATTGTCGAAGAAGTGGTAGATGGAAAAGTTGTTGCATCCCACGTTAAGGAAGTTGAAGAGAAGATATGAGGCACAATCTGATGTGGCAAAGGATCCATTTGCTCCAAGCCAAAACGGATAAATAACTTTATTCTTTTGTATGAAGTGATAAAACATTTGGCTTTGTACACAGAATCTTTTAGATAAGACAAAGTTGGCACTTTCATTCCTTGCAGACATACATTTCCTGCTTCACTCTATCAGCCTTACCTGTATGATTTCCATGGtgttctttaaaaatatcatcaaaTCTCTGTTCAATAACCAGAAATATGAAGCACACATTTAATCAGATTTGCCTTTCTATAATCTTTAGTAACCaatagataaaataattttgctgttCTAATctcatttttcagttttcatccCTAATAAAAAGTACTCTACAAGCTTTAATGTATTAGTGTCCTTTTATTCTCCATGACCCCCTGCAGCTGTGTGGTGAGCCAGCAATAAAATATGAACATTGAAAGCAGCTAGAATTCCAAGTTCCATAAGTCCTAGGAAAAATGCAATTGCTTACACCTGCCTACCTTTAGCCTTCAGGAATCTCATAGCCAGGTGTTCCCTTTACACCTGAAAAAAAAGATAGAAAGCATTAGTTTATAATATCCCAAGTGCAATACCTTGTGTTTGTCTGATGGATTCCTAATTGTTTTCTTATGTAACTGTTCTCATCCCATCAATGACAAACACTGACAATATTTTGGGTTTAGAACTACACAGAATAAGGATAATTAAGACACTTTTAGAAAAGAGAGTGGACAACAACTGGAAGACAGTCactaaggaaaagaaaatccaaacacagGATCCTTTCACATGTGCCAACAGACACAGCCAAGAACAGGGAAGCCTTTTTACAGCAGGAGACTTTTAAGTGGCACAATACTTTGACTTCTAAAAAGATGTGTGTCTTATGAAAGTTTACTGCCTGTTTTATTGTATATTCTCATTTAGAGCCAAAAATGTGTTTATCTCTTTgctaaattttaaatttctattgaaattggaattttttttactGCATATCTGGTATTGTgcactactgaaaaaaaaattaaataaacaagAGGTAAAAGGAAATAGGTAGGAGCCACTCTTAGCAGACAAGATCATTGGGATCACACAGTGCTCCAGTGAGCAGGAAATGAGGAAGCACAGCACACCAGACAACCTGTGCTGGACCTGCCTGGGAACTGTCAGGAAAGGGG
The sequence above is a segment of the Agelaius phoeniceus isolate bAgePho1 chromosome 26, bAgePho1.hap1, whole genome shotgun sequence genome. Coding sequences within it:
- the LOC129130873 gene encoding keratin, type I cytoskeletal 12-like, yielding MALSVRTSGGPRQFSSRSGIGGGSLRMSSSSGGGGFGGSGLGFGGGAGGGFGAASLLGSSSGFGGGFGGSSGAGLGSSLSSGFGGSFGGGLGGSYGSGLGSGFGGGSGSGFGSSSGAAFGSGFGGGSGTGFGGGFGPAGACDGGILSGSKKETMQNLNDRLAAYLDKVRSLEDANTELERKIREWYEKNGPGTGTPGSGNDYSKFYPLIEDLRNKIINATIDNARIILQVDNARLAADDFRLKYENEVALRQSVEADINGLRRVLDELTMTRADLEMQIESLNEELAYLKKNHEEELQGIQSSEFGQVSVEMDAAPGTDLTKLLNDMRGQYEVIAEQNRKEAEAWFNEKSGELKREISTHTEQLQSGKSEITDLKRTLQSLEIELQSQLAMKKSLEDTLAETEGGYCAQLSQIQMQIGNLESQLFQVRADMERQNAEYQQLLDIKTRLEMEIETYRRLLDGEFVGAGQAVTLESSSLTGSKSQTQSLDSSQDPTKTRKIKTIVEEVVDGKVVASHVKEVEEKI